In Quercus robur chromosome 10, dhQueRobu3.1, whole genome shotgun sequence, a genomic segment contains:
- the LOC126703999 gene encoding uncharacterized protein LOC126703999, with protein MEALRELGVKEVEVFGDSTLVIVQAHKLWKVKEEHLKPYQQYLEELTRTFDKVEYTIIPRAQNQFADALATLAFVVEIPKGVWTRPLEIKQSNQLAHKEKGHLAVLAMEEERVPWFYNIMKFLELGSYPDGANRKECHSVRMIVMKYLLYGG; from the coding sequence ATGGAAGCCCTACGAGAGCTAGGAGTAAAAGAAGTTGAAGTATTTGGAGATTCAACTTTGGTTATAGTCCAAGCACATAAATTATGGAAGGTGAAGGAAGAACACCTAAAGCCTTATCAACAATACTTGGAGGAGTTGACAAGAACCTTCGACAAAGTTGAATACACCATCATCCCTAGGGCTCAGAATCAGTTTGCAGATGCTTTGGCTACTTTGGCGTTTGTAGTTGAAATACCCAAAGGAGTATGGACACGACCCTTAGAGATCAAGCAAAGCAATCAATTGGCACACAAAGAGAAGGGCCATTTAGCTGTCTTAGCCATGGAAGAGGAGAGAGTCCCTTGGTTCTACAACATCATGAAGTTTCTAGAGTTAGGAAGTTATCCTGATGGTGCCAATAGAAAAGAGTGTCATTCAGTTAGGATGATAGTGATGAAATACCTTCTATATGGAGGTTAA